A section of the Pseudomonas sp. FP453 genome encodes:
- a CDS encoding efflux transporter outer membrane subunit, translating into MNKSSLYLPGLCLLLSACAGQPPATDSGIAAPAAWQYAERDAAQAVNSRWWTQFASPQLNRLIDQARRDSFDVAAAMARVRQAQASAVIAGAPLLPEVNFNLTASRERLLRGSGNSDLNATESNNTVNSFDANLTASYELDFWGGRAAARDSAVQTLRASEFDRATVELTLLSNVADRYAQTLAARQRQQIAELNLANARNVLDLVQTRYNAGSATALELAQQKSLVASQQRQLPLIQQLAEESQITLAALLGQPVQTVDLGNEAFQTLSWPSIGPGVPSQLLSRRPDLAQAEAQLAAASADVTVARAAMLPTVTLGATLGSGAYKANEILRSPFYTLTSGLVAPIFNNGRLSAERDKARARQDELLHTYRGAIINGFADVEKALSSITRLDQQRQWQTEELQQAQTAFGIAESRYQAGAEDLLTVLETQRTLYAAQDLNVQLRLSRLQASIALYKALGGGWKTDI; encoded by the coding sequence GTGAATAAATCCTCCCTTTACCTGCCCGGCCTGTGCCTGTTGCTCAGCGCCTGTGCCGGTCAGCCGCCCGCTACAGACAGCGGCATCGCCGCACCCGCCGCCTGGCAATATGCCGAACGGGATGCGGCGCAGGCCGTCAACAGCCGTTGGTGGACGCAATTCGCCAGCCCGCAGCTCAACCGCTTGATCGACCAGGCGCGGCGCGACAGTTTTGACGTGGCCGCCGCCATGGCCCGCGTGCGCCAGGCCCAGGCCAGCGCGGTGATCGCCGGCGCGCCGCTGCTGCCCGAGGTGAATTTCAACCTCACCGCCAGCCGTGAACGGCTGCTGCGCGGCAGCGGCAATTCCGACCTCAATGCCACCGAAAGCAACAACACCGTCAACAGCTTCGACGCCAACCTCACCGCCAGCTATGAATTGGACTTCTGGGGCGGCCGCGCCGCCGCCCGTGACAGCGCGGTACAGACCTTGCGCGCAAGCGAGTTCGACCGCGCCACGGTGGAGCTGACCCTGCTCAGCAACGTCGCCGACCGCTACGCGCAAACCCTCGCCGCGCGCCAGCGCCAACAGATTGCCGAGCTCAACCTGGCCAATGCGCGCAACGTGCTCGACCTGGTACAGACCCGCTACAACGCCGGTTCCGCCACCGCCCTGGAACTGGCCCAGCAGAAAAGCCTGGTGGCCAGCCAGCAGCGGCAATTGCCGTTGATCCAGCAGTTGGCCGAAGAATCCCAGATCACCCTCGCCGCCCTGCTCGGCCAGCCGGTGCAAACCGTGGACCTGGGCAACGAGGCATTCCAGACGCTGAGCTGGCCGAGCATCGGCCCGGGTGTGCCGAGCCAGTTGCTCAGCCGCCGCCCCGACCTGGCCCAGGCCGAGGCGCAACTGGCGGCGGCAAGCGCCGATGTGACGGTCGCCCGCGCCGCCATGCTGCCCACCGTGACCTTGGGCGCCACCCTCGGCAGTGGCGCCTACAAGGCCAACGAAATCCTGCGCAGCCCGTTCTACACCCTGACCTCCGGGCTGGTGGCGCCGATCTTCAACAACGGCCGTTTAAGCGCCGAGCGTGACAAGGCCCGCGCGCGCCAGGATGAGCTGCTGCACACCTATCGCGGCGCGATCATCAATGGCTTTGCCGATGTGGAAAAGGCTCTCAGCAGCATCACGCGCCTCGACCAGCAACGGCAATGGCAAACCGAGGAACTGCAGCAGGCGCAGACCGCCTTCGGCATCGCCGAAAGCCGCTACCAGGCGGGCGCCGAGGACTTGCTGACGGTCCTCGAAACCCAGCGCACCCTGTACGCGGCCCAGGACTTGAACGTGCAACTGCGGCTGTCTCGGCTACAAGCCAGCATTGCCTTGTACAAGGCATTGGGTGGCGGTTGGAAAACCGATATCTGA
- a CDS encoding LysR family transcriptional regulator, with protein sequence MDIELARTFLEITRCGSLAAAAEKLHVTQTAITARVKSLESQLGSTLFIRNRAGARLTADGEAFVVYANQLLQTWEAARRDLPLPEGYRNVLHIGGEVSLCNPLMLGWAQALREHIPGHALRTEVREGEYLLRQLELGVLDAALVFQPQYWPGLQVEQVLEEKLILVQLVSKPVPYVYIDWGPGFRQQHDAALPDKARAALSFNLGPLALQYILENGGAGYFRTRVVQSYLDSGLMRRVPKAPEFSFPTYLVYSRARDSAVLQQALELLRGVVKAESDWSQRWDPVL encoded by the coding sequence ATGGACATCGAACTGGCACGCACCTTCCTCGAAATCACCCGCTGCGGCAGCCTCGCCGCGGCGGCCGAGAAACTGCACGTCACCCAGACCGCCATCACCGCGCGGGTCAAAAGCCTGGAGAGCCAGCTCGGCAGCACCCTCTTCATCCGCAACCGCGCCGGCGCCAGATTGACCGCCGACGGCGAAGCCTTCGTGGTCTACGCCAACCAGCTGCTGCAAACCTGGGAAGCGGCGCGCCGTGACCTGCCGCTGCCCGAGGGTTATCGCAATGTGCTGCATATCGGCGGCGAGGTCAGCCTGTGCAATCCCTTGATGCTCGGCTGGGCCCAGGCGCTGCGTGAGCATATCCCCGGGCATGCGTTGCGCACCGAAGTGCGCGAGGGCGAGTACCTGCTGCGCCAACTGGAACTGGGGGTACTCGACGCTGCGCTGGTGTTCCAACCGCAATACTGGCCGGGGTTGCAGGTGGAGCAGGTGCTGGAAGAAAAACTGATCCTAGTGCAGTTGGTCAGCAAGCCGGTGCCCTACGTGTATATCGACTGGGGCCCGGGCTTTCGCCAGCAGCATGACGCCGCCCTGCCCGACAAGGCGCGTGCGGCGTTGAGTTTCAATCTAGGGCCATTGGCCTTGCAGTACATCCTCGAAAACGGCGGTGCCGGGTACTTCCGCACGCGGGTGGTGCAGAGCTACCTGGACAGCGGCCTGATGCGCCGCGTGCCAAAGGCGCCGGAGTTCAGTTTCCCCACCTACCTGGTGTATTCGCGAGCGCGGGACTCCGCGGTGTTGCAGCAGGCGCTGGAGTTGTTGCGTGGTGTGGTCAAGGCCGAGAGTGACTGGTCGCAACGCTGGGACCCAGTACTTTGA
- a CDS encoding alpha/beta fold hydrolase: MTVAKTLMCAALWLAANLAHGVPLIRPTAIDWQLDCHLPALAHLQPDVLERTQCAIVTVPRNYAAPRQGSLRLYLTRVGARDPLSREGVVFAQPGNSPQANHSGTFAISLAGNWGAHATQAYRTLLNRYDVIELTSRDLNQENGVEHAARDMEFVRAQLDEPQLHYLGSADATRLGNRYATLFPERVARMVLVNTAPGETTARLVDQLHLREPVTPGSSGCVNQWVGDFLIYGKQPPPSTRCLDPSGWE, translated from the coding sequence ATGACTGTCGCAAAAACCTTGATGTGCGCAGCTCTGTGGCTGGCGGCAAACCTTGCCCACGGCGTGCCGCTGATCCGTCCCACCGCCATCGACTGGCAGCTGGACTGCCATCTCCCCGCCCTTGCCCACCTGCAACCCGACGTACTGGAGCGCACCCAGTGCGCCATCGTCACCGTGCCACGCAATTACGCGGCGCCCCGCCAAGGCAGCCTGCGCCTGTACCTGACCCGCGTTGGCGCCCGCGACCCGCTGAGCCGCGAGGGCGTGGTCTTCGCCCAGCCCGGCAACAGCCCCCAGGCCAATCACAGCGGTACCTTCGCGATCTCCCTGGCGGGCAATTGGGGCGCCCATGCCACCCAGGCCTATCGCACTTTGCTCAATCGCTACGACGTCATCGAACTCACGTCCCGCGACCTCAACCAGGAGAACGGGGTCGAACACGCAGCCAGGGACATGGAGTTCGTTCGCGCCCAACTCGACGAGCCTCAGTTGCATTACCTGGGCAGCGCCGACGCCACACGCCTGGGCAATCGCTACGCCACGCTGTTTCCCGAGCGTGTCGCGCGCATGGTGCTGGTCAACACCGCTCCCGGCGAGACAACCGCGCGGCTGGTAGACCAACTGCACCTCAGGGAACCCGTCACGCCCGGCTCCAGCGGCTGCGTGAACCAATGGGTCGGCGACTTCCTGATCTATGGCAAGCAACCGCCACCGTCCACACGCTGCCTCGACCCGAGTGGTTGGGAGTGA